From Daphnia pulicaria isolate SC F1-1A chromosome 4, SC_F0-13Bv2, whole genome shotgun sequence, one genomic window encodes:
- the LOC124336304 gene encoding mitochondrial coenzyme A transporter SLC25A42-like isoform X1 produces MAAEHTARNFAAMSRSMEVDLRISNPAHTLQRIRAMESSSQHTKSNTTTESSTPNPLQIKTASPAILASLTAGAMAGALAKTVIAPLDRTKIIFQVTKMSFSARGALHFLVKSYKEAGLLSLWRGNSATMARIVPYAAIQFTAHEQWKHFLQTDRPDSSSTGMRFLAGSLAGVTAQSITYPLDLARARMAVTHRDMYGSIVQVFVKMWRAERPKAFYKGFTPTMLGVVPYAGVSFCTFETLKHKHKEMTGKSAPNPLERLLFGALAGLLGQTASYPLDIVRRRMQTSGLNGCNYPYDTIRGTIHYVYRTEGIIGGLYKGLSMNWIKGPIAVGISFATFDICQNALKELPVFRSAH; encoded by the exons Atg GCAGCAGAGCATACTGCTCGGAATTTTGCTGCTATGAGCAGGTCAATGGAAGTTGACTTGCGTATTAGTAACCCTGCACATACACTCCAAAGAATCAGAGCAATGGAATCCTCATCCCAACATACTAAATCAAACACAACGACAGAAAGCAGCACACCAAATCCCCTACAG ATCAAAACGGCTAGTCCTGCGATTTTGGCAAGTTTAACCGCCGGAGCCATGGCGGGTGCCCTTGCAAAGACGGTGATTGCTCCACTAGatagaacaaaaattatttttcag gTGACAAAGATGTCATTCAGCGCCCGAGGGGCACTTCACTTCTTAGTAAAAAGCTACAAGGAAGCCG GTTTGCTTAGCTTATGGCGAGGAAATTCGGCAACCATGGCCCGAATCGTTCCGTACGCCGCCATCCAATTCACGGCGCACGAACAGtggaaacattttttacaAACAGATAGACCAGA CTCGTCATCGACGGGGATGCGATTTTTGGCTGGCTCTCTGGCCGGAGTAACGGCCCAGTCCATCACATATCCGCTAGATTTAGCGCGAGCCAG AATGGCTGTGACTCACCGTGACATGTACGGTTCCATCGTCCAG GTCTTCGTCAAAATGTGGCGTGCTGAAAGACCCAAAGCCTTTTATAAAGGATTCACTCCCACCATGCTGGGAGTGGTCCCTTACGCCGGTGTCAGTTTCTGTACCTTCGAAACTTTAAAACACAAACATAAAG AAATGACGGGAAAATCAGCCCCCAATCCCCTCGAGAGATTGCTCTTTGGGGCGCTAGCTGGCCTTCTCGGACAGACAGCTTCCTATCCACTGGATATCGTCAGAAGGCGGATGCAAACGTCAGGTCTCAACGGCTGCAATTATCCGTACGACACCATTCGAGGAACCATTCACTACGTCTACAG GACGGAAGGGATCATCGGTGGCCTTTACAAGGGCTTGTCCATGAACTGGATCAAAGGTCCGATCGCCGTCGGTATCAGTTTCGCCACGTTCGACATTTGTCAAAACGCTTTGAAGGAATTGCCCGTCTTCCGATCAGCTCActaa
- the LOC124336304 gene encoding mitochondrial coenzyme A transporter SLC25A42-like isoform X2 has protein sequence MSRSMEVDLRISNPAHTLQRIRAMESSSQHTKSNTTTESSTPNPLQIKTASPAILASLTAGAMAGALAKTVIAPLDRTKIIFQVTKMSFSARGALHFLVKSYKEAGLLSLWRGNSATMARIVPYAAIQFTAHEQWKHFLQTDRPDSSSTGMRFLAGSLAGVTAQSITYPLDLARARMAVTHRDMYGSIVQVFVKMWRAERPKAFYKGFTPTMLGVVPYAGVSFCTFETLKHKHKEMTGKSAPNPLERLLFGALAGLLGQTASYPLDIVRRRMQTSGLNGCNYPYDTIRGTIHYVYRTEGIIGGLYKGLSMNWIKGPIAVGISFATFDICQNALKELPVFRSAH, from the exons ATGAGCAGGTCAATGGAAGTTGACTTGCGTATTAGTAACCCTGCACATACACTCCAAAGAATCAGAGCAATGGAATCCTCATCCCAACATACTAAATCAAACACAACGACAGAAAGCAGCACACCAAATCCCCTACAG ATCAAAACGGCTAGTCCTGCGATTTTGGCAAGTTTAACCGCCGGAGCCATGGCGGGTGCCCTTGCAAAGACGGTGATTGCTCCACTAGatagaacaaaaattatttttcag gTGACAAAGATGTCATTCAGCGCCCGAGGGGCACTTCACTTCTTAGTAAAAAGCTACAAGGAAGCCG GTTTGCTTAGCTTATGGCGAGGAAATTCGGCAACCATGGCCCGAATCGTTCCGTACGCCGCCATCCAATTCACGGCGCACGAACAGtggaaacattttttacaAACAGATAGACCAGA CTCGTCATCGACGGGGATGCGATTTTTGGCTGGCTCTCTGGCCGGAGTAACGGCCCAGTCCATCACATATCCGCTAGATTTAGCGCGAGCCAG AATGGCTGTGACTCACCGTGACATGTACGGTTCCATCGTCCAG GTCTTCGTCAAAATGTGGCGTGCTGAAAGACCCAAAGCCTTTTATAAAGGATTCACTCCCACCATGCTGGGAGTGGTCCCTTACGCCGGTGTCAGTTTCTGTACCTTCGAAACTTTAAAACACAAACATAAAG AAATGACGGGAAAATCAGCCCCCAATCCCCTCGAGAGATTGCTCTTTGGGGCGCTAGCTGGCCTTCTCGGACAGACAGCTTCCTATCCACTGGATATCGTCAGAAGGCGGATGCAAACGTCAGGTCTCAACGGCTGCAATTATCCGTACGACACCATTCGAGGAACCATTCACTACGTCTACAG GACGGAAGGGATCATCGGTGGCCTTTACAAGGGCTTGTCCATGAACTGGATCAAAGGTCCGATCGCCGTCGGTATCAGTTTCGCCACGTTCGACATTTGTCAAAACGCTTTGAAGGAATTGCCCGTCTTCCGATCAGCTCActaa
- the LOC124336176 gene encoding xylulose kinase-like has protein sequence MSGVPDILSEVAPRRNYFLGLDFSTQQLKAVVVDEKLKVLHEAAVNFDRNLPEYRTSGGVKKNGSTITAPTVMWVKALDLLMDQLKITGLDFQDISAISGAGQQHGSVYWRKGAEKVLSTLDPTKFLFLQLANCFSVQDSPVWMDSSTQSYCETMEKKLGGPQKLADLTGSRAYERFTGHQIAKVLTEKAELYFNTERISLVSSFGCSLFLGSYSPIDWSDASGMNLLDISSKDWDSQCLYMCAPDLKEKLDKPVVAHTCLGPISSYFVERYSFDPSCQVVAFTGDNPASLAGMCLEAGDIAISLGTSDTVFLWLSGKPTPSLEGHVFCNPVDPDAYMALLCFKNGSLTRERIRNVYANRSWDQFDALLACTPPGNHGYVGMFFDEKEITPKIQGTFRFNASDQRINAFEEPATEVRALVEGQLLAKRVHAERLGFSTGESCRVFVTGGASNNKSILQVLSDVFNAHVYTQDTANSTCLGSAYRAAHGLAVKESDVFIPFNEFMADRRPNFSLLCRPRLEAAQLYDSMAARYATLESSVLTQL, from the exons ATGTCGGGCGTGCCAGATATTTTGTCTGAAGTCGCACCCAGGAGAAACTATTTCCTCGGTTTAGATTTCAGCACTCAACAG TTGAAAGCAGTTGTAGTCGACGAGAAGCTAAAAGTCCTTCATGAAGCAGCTGTCAATTTTGACCGAAACCTACCTGAATACAG GACAAGTGGCGGAGTTAAGAAAAATGGATCAACCATCACCGCCCCAACAGTCATGTGGGTAAAAGCACTTGATTTGTTGATGgatcaattgaaaattacTGGTTTGGATTTTCAAGATATCTCAGCAATCTCTGGAGCTGGCCAa cAACATGGAAGTGTTTATTGGCGAAAGGGAGCTGAGAAGGTGTTGAGTACTTTAGACCCCACAAAATTCTTGTTCCTACAATTGGCCAACTGCTTCAGTGTACAAGACTCACCAGTATGGATGGACTCTAGTACTCAAAGTTATTgtgaaacaatggaaaaaaagctTGGTGGCCCTCAG aaattggCTGATTTAACTGGTTCGAGGGCTTACGAAAGATTCACGGGGCATCAAATTGCGAAAGTTTTGACTGAAAAAGCAGAGCTTTACTTCAATACAGAG CGAATTTCTTTAGTCAGCAGTTTCGgatgttccctttttttgggaTCTTACAGCCCCATTGATTGGTCTGATGCGTCAGGAATGAACTTACTGGACATTAGTTCAAAAGATTGGGATTCGCAGTGCTTATAC atgTGTGCTCCTGATTTAAAGGAGAAACTAGACAAACCAGTCGTTGCCCATACATGTCTTGGACCCATTTCATCCTACTTTGTTGAGCGGTATAGCTTCGACCCAAGTTGCCAGGTCGTAGCCTTTACGGGAGATAATCCTGCTTCCCTAGCcg GAATGTGTTTGGAAGCGGGAGACATTGCCATTAGCCTGGGAACGAGTGATACAGTCTTTCTCTGGCTCAGCGGGAAACCTACACCTTCGCTGGAGGGCCACGTCTTTTGCAACCCTGTTGATCCAGATGCATACATGGCCTTGTTGTG TTTCAAAAACGGATCGTTGACTCGCGAGAGGATCCGAAATGTCTACGCAAACCGATCGTGGGATCAATTTGACGCTTTGCTGGCTTGCACGCCACCAGGGAATCACGGTTACGTTGGCATGTTTTTCGACGAGAAAGAGATCACGCCCAAGATTCAAGGTACATTCCGATTCAACGCATCTGATCAAAGAATCAACGCATTCGAAGAACCAGCCACGGAAGTTCGGGCTCTCGTTGAGGGACAACTCTTGGCTAAACGCGTTCACGCCGAACGACTGGGATTCAGTACAG GTGAAAGCTGTCGAGTGTTCGTCACGGGTGGTGCATCAAACAACAAGTCCATTTTACAAGTTTTAAGCGACGTGTTCAATGCACATGTTTACACTCAG gaTACGGCCAATTCAACATGTCTGGGTTCGGCCTACCGGGCAGCCCATGGATTGGCTGTGAAAGAATCTGACGTCTTCATTCCATTCAACGAGTTTATGGCCGATCGTCgtccaaatttttctctcctctgcCGTCCTAGACTTGAAGCTGCTCAG CTCTACGACTCCATGGCTGCCCGCTACGCTACGCTGGAATCTTCCGTCTTAACCCAGCTATGA